The Desulfurella amilsii DNA window AGTTCGCAGTTGCATATTACAACTCAAATAGTGATAATTGGAATATCGATTACAATATGGGTAGTTCTGCAAGCAATTTTTCACCAAATGATAATGATTATTGTATTGTTATGGATTCAAATAAAACACTGCTAAAAAACCCCAATGGTGGTTTTTATTTTAATTTTTCTGATCTCTATAATTCGATTAATACATTAAATCTCAATCAGTCACAAATTTACTTAATATACGGTTTAAACCCTACTCAAGCACCGCGTATGCCTTTTAACAGGGTGGATTATTTTTTAAGTCAAAACGGTTTGCCAAATTATTGTGACCCAGATACCTATGAGTTGTACCGTTCTGTAGTCAGTCAGAATAATGGGGCAAATATTGCAGTTCCTATTTTGGGCTGCGTTAGAGCCTTTTTTGTGGAAACAAATATCAATAACACTTGGTACCAAAGTACGAGTAATTTAGACCCAAACACCATTAATACTCAAACACAGTTAATAAAAGTTTTTATATTAAAGCAAACTAGCAAATACTCAAATAGTGTAATAACTACAAATAATATAATTGTTGGGGATGCGGACGTAGGAACACTTTTTAGTTTTCAACCAAACAGCATTGATTCACATTATGAGTGGAAAACTATTAAAATGACAATAAAGCCAATGAATATAGGACAAAATCAATGAAAAAAAATCAAGATGGGATAGCATTAATTATTGTAATATTTATCAGTGCACTTGC harbors:
- a CDS encoding PilW family protein, with amino-acid sequence MKKGFTLIEILVALFITIIALSIGYFTYIKIMKGSLFQSSISSSQISTLSGTSLLQYDISMAGYGLPMGPAGTFNFTESSNSTASNYNHDTLPTGAYNIGQNSQTSPQSSYLVIRSAIADINSASQKFAVAYYNSNSDNWNIDYNMGSSASNFSPNDNDYCIVMDSNKTLLKNPNGGFYFNFSDLYNSINTLNLNQSQIYLIYGLNPTQAPRMPFNRVDYFLSQNGLPNYCDPDTYELYRSVVSQNNGANIAVPILGCVRAFFVETNINNTWYQSTSNLDPNTINTQTQLIKVFILKQTSKYSNSVITTNNIIVGDADVGTLFSFQPNSIDSHYEWKTIKMTIKPMNIGQNQ